The following coding sequences are from one Rhipicephalus microplus isolate Deutch F79 chromosome 3, USDA_Rmic, whole genome shotgun sequence window:
- the LOC119188190 gene encoding aldehyde dehydrogenase 1A1, with amino-acid sequence MAPNRNPPIKFTQIFINNEFVNSVSGKTFPTYNPATGKKIADVQEGDKADIDKAVAAAKAAFDLKSEWRTIDASQRGLYLLKLADLLERDRDYIASLETLNNGKPYKYAQEDIDTSVKHLRYYAGYADKVHGKTIPADGSYFTYTRSEPVGICGQILPWNFPVVLIAMKLAPALAAGCVCIVKPAEQTPLTALYVAQLCKEAGIPPGVVNVVPGYGPTAGAAICEHPEINKVSFTGSTEVGKLIQEAAGRTNTKRVNLELGGKSPLVIFPDADLDEAAQIAHIGLFANMGQCCVAASRLFVHEDIYDKFVAKAVQLAAHRRTQVGNPFDDTTEQGPQIDDEQFQKILGLIESGKKEGAKIEIGGKRIGNEGYFVEPTVFTNVTDDMRIAKEEIFGPVQQILKFKTMDEVLRRANDTTYGLAAGVVTKDLNTAITFADGVQAGTVWVNTYLAANVQAPFGGFKMSGLHRECNEDGILNYIETKTVTIKIPHKHS; translated from the exons ATGGCCCCGAACAGGAACCCACCCATCAAGTTCACACAG ATCTTCATTAACAACGAGTTCGTGAACTCTGTGAGCGGCAAGACCTTCCCAACGTACAACCCGGCGACCGGCAAGAAGATCGCCGATGTCCAGGAGGGTGACAAG GCCGACATCGACAAGGCTGTGGCCGCGGCCAAGGCTGCCTTCGACCTCAAGTCTGAATGGCGCACCATTGACGCATCTCAGCGTGGTCTCTACCTGCTCAAGCTCGCCGACCTGCTCGAACGTGACAGGGACTACATCGCG AGTCTGGAAACTCTGAACAACGGCAAGCCGTACAAGTACGCCCAGGAGGACATTGACACGTCAGTGAAACACCTGCGCTACTACGCCGGCTACGCCGACAAGGTCCACGGCAAGACCATCCCCGCCG ACGGCAGCTACTTCACTTACACTCGCAGCGAACCGGTTGGCATCTGCGGACAAATTCTACCC TGGAACTTCCCGGTAGTGTTGATCGCGATGAAGCTTGCCCCCGCGCTGGCTGCGGGCTGCGTGTGCATCGTGAAGCCCGCTGAGCAGACTCCGCTGACGGCGCTGTACGTGGCCCAGCTGTGCAAGGAGGCCGGCATTCCCCCTGGCGTCGTCAACGTGGTGCCAGGTTATGGACCCACCGCCGGTGCCGCCATCTGCGAGCACCCCGAGATAAACAAGGTCTCCTTCACCGGATCCACCGAG GTCGGCAAGCTCATCCAGGAGGCCGCTGGAAGGACCAACACCAAGAGGGTCAACCTCGAGCTTGGTGGAAAGAGCCCTCTGGTCATTTTCCCAGATGCTGACT TGGATGAAGCTGCCCAGATTGCGCACATTGGCCTGTTCGCCAACATGGGTCAGTGCTGCGTGGCTGCTAGTCGCCTGTTCGTCCACGAAGACATTTATGACAAGTTCGTGGCCAAGGCTGTTCAACTGGCTGCTCACCGCAGAACCCAGGTTGGCAACCCTTTCGACGACACCACCGAACAAGGACCACAG ATTGACGATGAGCAGTTTCAGAAGATTCTGGGCCTGATCGAGTCCGGCAAGAAGGAAGGCGCCAAGATCGAGATCGGTGGCAAGCGAATCGGCAATGAGGGCTACTTCGTCGAGCCCACTGTGTTCACCAACGTGACGGATGACATGAGGATCGCCAAGGAGGAGATCTTCGGCCCAGTACAGCAGATCCTCAAGTTCAAGACCATGGACGAGGTCCTCCGGCGAGCCAATGACACCACCTACGGTCTTGCTGCGGGTGTCGTCACCAAGGACCTGAACACCGCCATCACCTTTGCCGACGGAGTCCAGGCCGGCACCGTCTG GGTTAACACCTACCTCGCTGCGAACGTACAAGCTCCATTTGGAGGCTTCAAGATGTCCGGCCTTCACCGCGAATG taacgaGGACGGCATCCTGAACTACATTGAAACAAAGACG GTCACAATCAAGATCCCTCACAAGCACTCGTAG